A stretch of DNA from Vallitalea longa:
ATATCAGTGTAAAGATTACTAATATAATTGTAGCAAAAGCAATTCAACACATTAATAATAATTATGATAAAACCATATCACTAACTAGTGTAGCAGATTATCTCCAAGTCAATTCAACTTATCTTAGTCGTCTTTTTAAACAAGAAACTAAAATGAACTTTACAGATTATTTGGCAATAGTCAGAATAGATAATGCTAAGAGTCTATTAAGCAGTACCGATAAGAAAATAAAGGATATCGCTAAGTTATGTGGTTTTTATGATTATAGATATTTTTGTAAAATATTCAAGAAGATAGTTGGTAGAAATCCTATGTCATATAGAAAATTCAATAACTGATAAGAGCAAAATTTTACACTAATATCATTATTTTACACTTCTAAAATTATTTATGTGTGTAAATATTTGACAATGATATTATTATAGGTAAATTAAATAGTATATTATCTTGAAAATGCATGTCTGTTAAGGACATGCATTTTATTTTACAATTATATATGAAGAACTTATTAAGAACATTATAGATATATCACATATTTTTTATATCTATGAGTTCAAAGAAACGATAAGGAGAGGTAAAAAATGAAGAAATTTTTAGCATTATTATTTACATGTATTTTAACAGGTTCGTTATTAGCAGGTTGCGGGGGGAAAACTACAACTACAGGTAATGAAGGAAATAGTGGTCAAGAAGGTGGCAAAATCAAAATAGGACTTACTATGTCCTCAAGAGATCAATTTCTTTCAACTCTGGAAACAGCCGTTAAAGATGCGGCAAAAGATTATAGTGATGTAGAAATAGTTGCTTTTGATGCAGAAAATGATATTCAAAAACAGTTATCTCATATCAGTAGTTTCGTATCACAAGATTGCGGTGCAATCATAGTCAATCTTGTCAATACAGATACAAGTGAAGAAATATTGAAAGCAGCAGGTGATGTTCCTGTTGTATTCGTCAACAGGCTTCCTAATGAAAAAATACTGGAAGATTCAAGTAATGCATCTTATGTAGGTTCTGATGAATATGAAGCAGGTCAGTTACAAGCAAAATTCTTAACTGATTATTTCAAAGATAAGAGTGATAAGACTATCAATTATGTACTGTTCATGGGTACACTTGGTCTGCAACATACTAATGCTCGTTCCAAAGCTGTAAAAGCTACACTTGAAGAAAATGGATTTACTCTTGTAAAACAATTTGAAGATACAGCTGAATTCGATCGTGC
This window harbors:
- a CDS encoding substrate-binding domain-containing protein, which produces MKKFLALLFTCILTGSLLAGCGGKTTTTGNEGNSGQEGGKIKIGLTMSSRDQFLSTLETAVKDAAKDYSDVEIVAFDAENDIQKQLSHISSFVSQDCGAIIVNLVNTDTSEEILKAAGDVPVVFVNRLPNEKILEDSSNASYVGSDEYEAGQLQAKFLTDYFKDKSDKTINYVLFMGTLGLQHTNARSKAVKATLEENGFTLVKQFEDTAEFDRAKAMAKMQQFIGTGKPFDVVIGNNDEMALGAVEALKSANKLDVPVVGIDATANAIAAIEAEEMACSVFQDASGQGAGAFDFAYKMAKGEEVDKYGWIPFQVVSLDNIEDFK